The DNA segment ACATTGTTAAAAAAATTAAAAAAAATATAAAAGAAAAAAATATCAAACAAGTAGATGTAATTATTGGAGATCCTCCTTGTCAAGCCTATTCAGTTGTAGGTAGAGCAAGAGTCAATAACCCCACCCTAAAGGGTGAGGCTTGAAGATTTTTAAGCGACTAAGTCGTTTAATTTTAATCTTGGTGGATAATTGACGCACCCATATCGGTTGGCAACAACAGGATATTGAAGCTGACCGTTACTTGTTAAATATTTTACAAGGATATTTGCAGCACCATTAACATCAGCGTTTATCAAATATCCTTTTGAGGTTCTAAATAGACCTCTCTTAACTCGCTTACCTTTGTAGGTATCGTGTTTTTCAATTGGTTCATTGTCAAGAAACGAACATTTAGAGGTATAGCTTTCTTCTTGTAGATAATATCTTATCCCTAACTGTTCACACTTACTTTGTAATTTTCTTTTAAATATATCATAAGGGATATTTACAAAGTTTTGGTTATTTTTCTTACCCATATTAATGTTTCGTTTAATATCTGAGAAATCTCCAACCACAATCGAGCCTATATTCTTTGAAATTGCATAATCAGTTATATATTTAACAGCTAAATTAAAATAGTTGTTAATCTTGTTGTATCTCTTGCGAGAAATGGTTAGCATCTTTTTAGAGACTTTGATACTTTGTCTATCAAGTATGGATTGATAATATGCTTTTTGTTTGTTGTAATGTCGGTTAATTGATTTGATATATCGCCCATCAATAATAAAAGACGACCCGTCATTAGAATTAAAACAAGTAGCAAAATTATCTAAACCCATATCAATAGATAAATATTTATCTTTATCTACAGATATAGGTTTAAACTCTTTTTTGTAAACAAATTCAATATCAAATTCTTTGCCATTAAAAATAGGTAATATTCTAACTTCTTGAAGTTTATCTACCGTTATATTTTTTGGTAGTTTAAATTTGAGTTCTTTAAAAGATGGTTTATGTTTTTCTCTAAAAGCTTTTGAGAAGCCTATGATGACATACCCTTTACGGATACGAGCTGAACGACCTTGAATGGTTATATTAATAAGTTCATCTTGTTTTTTATAGCGAGGTATTCTTATCTTTTCGGTATACTTGTCTTGTGATTTGAGTTTTAAAAGTCCAAAAAAGCTTTTAAAGTTTCTATCTACAATACGAAGTATCTGTTGGGAAGTATTACTGAGCAAGAGCTTATAGTTCTCATTCTCTTTGCATTCGTGATAGTTTTTTGCATATGGCAAATAGGCATTGTTGTTGAAATAATACTGCCTAACACTATACAAACCAACATTGTAAAGTCTTGCAGAGTAGTAAGATAACTGTCTGACAATTTCAAGCTT comes from the Methanocaldococcus sp. genome and includes:
- a CDS encoding transposase codes for the protein MILTQKNRLKLSSTKLEIVRQLSYYSARLYNVGLYSVRQYYFNNNAYLPYAKNYHECKENENYKLLLSNTSQQILRIVDRNFKSFFGLLKLKSQDKYTEKIRIPRYKKQDELINITIQGRSARIRKGYVIIGFSKAFREKHKPSFKELKFKLPKNITVDKLQEVRILPIFNGKEFDIEFVYKKEFKPISVDKDKYLSIDMGLDNFATCFNSNDGSSFIIDGRYIKSINRHYNKQKAYYQSILDRQSIKVSKKMLTISRKRYNKINNYFNLAVKYITDYAISKNIGSIVVGDFSDIKRNINMGKKNNQNFVNIPYDIFKRKLQSKCEQLGIRYYLQEESYTSKCSFLDNEPIEKHDTYKGKRVKRGLFRTSKGYLINADVNGAANILVKYLTSNGQLQYPVVANRYGCVNYPPRLKLNDLVA